From Pseudomonas vanderleydeniana, the proteins below share one genomic window:
- a CDS encoding EscJ/YscJ/HrcJ family type III secretion inner membrane ring protein, with the protein MKPGTWLVLLCLILAGCRQPDLLDGLDQQQANEVVAVLQRNNIGVDKRDNGKAGYSVRVARVDFPAAVDLLSLYSLPSRPRLEVAELFPADSLVASPRAEKARLYSALEQRLEQSLNLLEGVVSARVHVSYDLEAGEGGRKAAPVHLSALAVHERDVEPGLLVGDIKRLLKNSFAGLEYEHISVVLSRRGPIQHVAPVAAEPQGSAWWLAAVVMLTLLGAGGFYQLRMRPGRS; encoded by the coding sequence ATGAAGCCAGGTACCTGGCTGGTGTTGCTGTGCCTGATCCTGGCGGGCTGCCGCCAGCCCGACCTGCTCGACGGCCTTGACCAGCAACAGGCCAATGAGGTCGTGGCGGTGTTGCAGCGCAACAACATCGGGGTGGACAAGCGCGACAACGGCAAGGCGGGCTACAGCGTCAGGGTGGCGCGGGTGGATTTTCCGGCAGCGGTGGACCTGCTCAGCCTCTACTCGTTGCCCTCCAGGCCACGCCTGGAAGTGGCCGAGCTGTTTCCCGCCGACTCGCTGGTCGCCTCGCCCCGGGCGGAAAAGGCACGCCTGTATTCGGCTCTGGAGCAACGCTTGGAGCAGTCACTCAACCTGCTCGAAGGGGTGGTCTCGGCGCGGGTACATGTCAGTTACGACCTTGAGGCCGGGGAGGGTGGACGCAAGGCCGCGCCCGTGCACCTGTCGGCGCTGGCGGTGCATGAGCGCGATGTCGAGCCGGGATTGCTGGTTGGCGATATCAAGCGCCTGCTGAAGAACAGCTTCGCGGGGCTGGAGTACGAACACATTTCGGTGGTGCTCAGTCGTCGGGGGCCGATCCAGCATGTGGCACCGGTGGCTGCCGAACCGCAGGGCAGCGCCTGGTGGCTGGCCGCGGTGGTCATGCTCACCCTGCTGGGGGCCGGTGGGTTCTACCAGCTACGCATGAGGCCCGGGCGTTCATGA
- the rlmKL gene encoding bifunctional 23S rRNA (guanine(2069)-N(7))-methyltransferase RlmK/23S rRNA (guanine(2445)-N(2))-methyltransferase RlmL produces the protein MSDRYELFLTCPKGLEGLLLEEAVGLGLEEAREHTSAIRGQATMETAYRLCLWSRLANRVLLVLKRFPMKNADDLYQGVLDVDWQDHMLADGSLAVEFSGHGSGIDNSHFGALKVKDAIVDKLRTPAGARPSIDKVSPDLRIHLRLDRGEAILSLDLSGHSLHQRGYRLQQGAAPLKENLAAAVLIRAGWPRIAAEGGALADPMCGVGTFLVEAAMIAADIAPNLNRVHWGFDAWLGHVPAVWKKVQAEAEARAEAGLAKPPLWIRGYEADPRLIQPGRNNVERAGLSNWIKIYQGEVGTFEPRPDQNQKGLVICNPPYGERLGDEASLLYLYQNLGERLRQACLNWEAAVFTGAPDLGKRMGIRSHKQYAFWNGALPCKLLLIKVRPDQFVTGERRTAEQRQVERELAEAGDEAGIAAPATEPARLSEGGQMFANRLQKNLKQLGKWAKREGVDCYRVYDADMPEYSLAIDLYHDWVHVQEYAAPKSVDPEKAQARLFDALAAIPQALNVDKSRVIIKRRERQSGTRQYERQGAQGKFLEVNEGGVKLLVNLTDYLDTGLFLDHRPMRLRIQKEAAGKRFLNLFCYTATASVHAAKGGARTTTSVDLSKTYLDWARRNLSLNGFSDKNRLEQGDVMAWLEGNRDEFDLIFIDPPTFSNSKRMEGVFDVQRDHVQLLDLAMARLAPGGVLYFSNNFRKFQLEEHITTRYAVEEISSQTVAPDFARNSKIHRAWKITAR, from the coding sequence ATGTCGGATCGTTACGAACTCTTCCTCACTTGCCCCAAAGGTCTCGAAGGCCTGCTCCTTGAGGAAGCCGTCGGGCTTGGCCTTGAGGAGGCGCGCGAGCACACCTCGGCCATTCGCGGCCAGGCCACCATGGAGACGGCCTACCGGCTGTGCCTCTGGTCACGCCTGGCCAACCGCGTACTGCTGGTACTCAAGCGTTTCCCGATGAAAAATGCCGACGACCTGTACCAGGGCGTGCTGGATGTCGACTGGCAGGACCACATGCTCGCCGATGGCAGCCTGGCGGTGGAGTTCAGTGGCCACGGCTCGGGTATCGACAACAGCCACTTTGGTGCGCTCAAGGTCAAGGATGCGATCGTCGACAAGCTGCGCACGCCAGCCGGCGCGCGGCCGAGCATCGACAAGGTCAGCCCGGACCTGCGCATCCACCTGCGCCTGGACCGGGGCGAGGCGATCCTGTCTCTCGACCTGTCCGGGCACAGCCTGCACCAGCGCGGCTATCGCCTGCAGCAGGGCGCGGCTCCGCTCAAGGAAAACCTCGCGGCGGCGGTGCTGATTCGCGCCGGTTGGCCGCGCATCGCCGCCGAAGGTGGCGCGCTGGCCGACCCGATGTGTGGCGTGGGTACCTTCCTGGTGGAAGCGGCGATGATCGCCGCCGATATCGCGCCGAACCTCAATCGGGTCCATTGGGGCTTCGATGCCTGGCTGGGGCATGTCCCGGCCGTGTGGAAAAAGGTCCAGGCCGAGGCCGAAGCCCGTGCCGAAGCCGGCCTGGCCAAGCCGCCGCTGTGGATTCGTGGTTATGAAGCCGACCCGCGGCTGATTCAGCCGGGGCGCAATAACGTCGAGCGGGCCGGCTTGAGCAACTGGATCAAGATCTACCAGGGCGAAGTCGGCACCTTCGAGCCGCGCCCGGACCAGAACCAGAAAGGCCTGGTGATCTGCAACCCGCCGTACGGCGAGCGCCTGGGCGACGAGGCGAGCCTGCTCTATCTCTACCAGAACCTCGGCGAACGCCTGCGCCAGGCCTGCCTGAACTGGGAGGCGGCGGTGTTCACCGGGGCGCCGGACCTGGGCAAACGCATGGGCATCCGCAGCCACAAGCAGTACGCGTTCTGGAACGGTGCCTTGCCGTGCAAGCTGCTGTTGATCAAGGTGCGTCCGGATCAGTTCGTCACCGGCGAGCGCCGTACTGCCGAGCAACGCCAGGTCGAGCGTGAACTGGCCGAAGCCGGTGACGAAGCCGGCATCGCGGCGCCGGCCACCGAGCCGGCACGCCTGAGCGAAGGCGGGCAGATGTTCGCCAATCGCCTGCAGAAGAACCTCAAGCAACTGGGCAAGTGGGCCAAGCGTGAAGGCGTGGACTGCTACCGGGTCTATGATGCCGACATGCCGGAGTACTCCCTGGCGATCGACCTGTACCACGACTGGGTTCACGTGCAGGAGTATGCCGCGCCCAAGTCGGTCGACCCGGAAAAGGCCCAGGCTCGCCTGTTCGATGCCCTGGCGGCGATTCCCCAGGCGCTCAACGTCGACAAGAGCCGGGTGATCATCAAGCGTCGTGAGCGCCAGAGCGGGACCCGTCAGTACGAGCGCCAGGGCGCCCAGGGCAAGTTCCTCGAGGTCAACGAAGGCGGGGTGAAGCTGCTGGTCAACCTGACCGACTATCTCGACACCGGGCTGTTCCTCGACCACCGGCCGATGCGCCTGCGGATCCAGAAAGAGGCGGCCGGCAAGCGCTTCCTCAATTTGTTCTGCTACACCGCAACCGCCAGTGTGCACGCAGCCAAGGGCGGTGCGCGCACCACGACCAGTGTCGACCTGTCGAAAACCTACCTGGACTGGGCGCGACGCAACCTGTCGCTGAATGGTTTCTCCGACAAGAACCGCCTGGAGCAAGGCGATGTAATGGCCTGGCTCGAAGGCAACCGCGACGAGTTCGACCTGATCTTCATCGATCCGCCGACCTTCTCCAACTCCAAGCGCATGGAGGGCGTGTTCGACGTCCAGCGTGACCACGTGCAGTTGCTCGACCTGGCCATGGCCCGCCTGGCCCCGGGCGGCGTGCTGTACTTCTCGAACAACTTCCGCAAGTTCCAGCTGGAAGAGCACATCACCACGCGTTATGCCGTCGAGGAAATCAGCAGCCAGACCGTGGCCCCGGACTTTGCCCGCAACAGCAAGATCCATCGCGCCTGGAAAATCACCGCCCGCTGA
- the rmf gene encoding ribosome modulation factor encodes MRRLKRDPLERAFLRGYQYGVNGKSRELCPFTLPSVRQAWINGWREGRGDNWDGMTGTAGIHRLNELHAVG; translated from the coding sequence ATGAGAAGACTCAAGCGTGATCCGTTGGAAAGAGCGTTTTTACGCGGATATCAATACGGCGTTAACGGCAAATCCCGCGAGCTTTGCCCCTTTACTCTACCGTCGGTACGCCAAGCCTGGATCAACGGCTGGCGCGAGGGACGTGGCGACAACTGGGACGGTATGACCGGCACCGCGGGCATCCACAGACTCAACGAACTTCACGCTGTCGGCTGA
- a CDS encoding invasion protein OrgB, which yields MLDTLRSLDELPADGPDCVHVTRQELATARRCRALELEARRRARDLLDEAQGHVEAIRAAAFAEGYGEGVLQAAVDLARGLCETQRLAGQLHRQMAESVRQLLKHLLDDPRWFDEMLEHWLAEQAESGRSALQILLPRRYRGRVARLREQLEGLGLESVQFEFCEQERHVVRLGEQLFEFEPESAREPLAPQVLSQLVGLPDGVRELDEQARQALARLVSAFTGAGSPAPLQSHDAD from the coding sequence ATGCTCGACACTCTTCGTAGCCTGGACGAGTTGCCCGCTGATGGCCCCGACTGCGTGCATGTCACCCGCCAGGAGCTGGCGACGGCGCGTCGCTGCCGGGCACTGGAGCTCGAGGCCCGGCGGCGGGCCCGTGACCTGCTCGACGAGGCGCAGGGCCACGTTGAGGCCATCCGGGCCGCAGCCTTTGCCGAAGGTTATGGCGAGGGCGTCTTGCAGGCCGCGGTCGATCTGGCCCGCGGCCTGTGCGAGACGCAGCGCCTGGCCGGGCAGTTGCATCGACAAATGGCCGAATCGGTCCGGCAATTGCTCAAGCACCTGCTGGATGATCCTCGCTGGTTCGACGAGATGCTTGAGCATTGGTTGGCAGAACAGGCCGAGAGCGGGCGTTCGGCCTTGCAGATCCTGCTGCCCCGGCGTTATCGGGGGCGGGTGGCGAGGTTGCGTGAGCAACTGGAAGGCCTGGGGCTGGAGTCGGTCCAGTTCGAGTTCTGCGAACAGGAGCGGCATGTCGTCCGTCTGGGCGAGCAACTGTTCGAATTCGAGCCCGAATCGGCCCGCGAGCCACTGGCACCGCAGGTATTGAGTCAACTGGTGGGGCTGCCGGACGGTGTCCGCGAACTGGATGAGCAGGCCCGCCAGGCCCTGGCGCGGCTGGTTTCGGCGTTCACCGGAGCTGGCTCGCCAGCGCCGTTGCAAAGCCATGATGCGGATTGA
- a CDS encoding sensor domain-containing diguanylate cyclase gives MSSHAVRPKILGFISEDASAWLVAVLVLLAGGLLTLLLAVGSHDLYQRQLQQRFDLLASERFSRIEERFDDQIQRLDSLRRFFVNSDSVSRREFTGYARPLLRRTQAYAWAPRVGGSARALFERRVRAEGIGDFSIRELDAQGHLQLAEVRDEYVPVLYSETQSPLGSPLGYDLLAQPLRRATLERARESGLMAISQPLNLVGVEPGYDRGALLVAPVVMPTAVGQPQPGPLGYVLAVISLRQLVTDGLPEQSQDNLSVRILDLSTEGEHEVLYQSPNPPMEHSLTAVRLLRLADRDYQVTIDSSEPFKQANHSSVSSLVVLGGLLSVLLSALLYSLVSQRQRALRLVEQRTAQLQVRDRLLEKLSANVPGSLYQYKLNLDGSSQFVYASAGTGDTFEVDVRLLQEDAAPAFERVHPDDLAELRASIQVSALRLSPWREEFRVILPTRGVRWLRGEALPERLPGGEVLWHGYLSDISDLKRVEDELRALSVTDSLTGIYNRRYFQERLSAEMALAQRGPGRLSVIMLDIDHFKRINDQHGHAEGDRVLKEVCLRVGHRLRRTDVFCRLGGEEFMVLCPNTDAGQASTLAMELWLALRCAPFGRVGQVTASFGIASWRVGEGADALLLRADSGVYLAKQNGRDQVTVEQD, from the coding sequence ATGTCGTCGCATGCCGTACGCCCCAAGATTCTTGGCTTTATCAGCGAAGATGCCTCAGCGTGGCTGGTCGCCGTGCTGGTCCTGCTGGCGGGCGGGCTGCTGACGCTGTTGCTGGCCGTGGGTAGCCACGACCTCTACCAGCGACAGCTGCAGCAGCGTTTCGATTTGCTGGCCAGCGAACGCTTCAGTCGGATCGAGGAGCGTTTCGACGATCAGATACAGCGGCTCGACAGCCTGCGGCGTTTCTTCGTCAATTCCGATTCGGTTTCCCGCCGTGAATTCACCGGTTATGCCCGGCCGTTGCTGCGGCGTACCCAGGCCTATGCGTGGGCGCCACGGGTGGGTGGCAGCGCACGGGCGCTCTTCGAGCGGCGGGTTCGCGCCGAGGGCATCGGCGATTTTTCCATCCGCGAACTCGATGCCCAGGGGCACCTGCAGTTGGCGGAGGTACGTGACGAGTACGTGCCGGTGCTTTATAGCGAGACGCAAAGCCCCCTGGGCTCGCCGCTGGGTTATGACCTGCTGGCGCAACCCTTGCGTCGGGCGACCCTGGAGCGGGCCCGTGAGTCGGGTCTCATGGCCATTTCGCAACCGTTGAACCTGGTGGGCGTCGAACCGGGCTATGACCGTGGTGCGCTGCTGGTCGCCCCCGTGGTGATGCCCACCGCCGTCGGGCAGCCGCAACCGGGGCCCCTCGGCTATGTACTGGCGGTGATCAGCCTGCGCCAGCTGGTGACTGACGGCTTGCCGGAACAGAGCCAGGACAACCTGTCGGTGCGCATTCTCGACCTGTCGACCGAGGGCGAGCATGAGGTGTTGTACCAGTCACCCAATCCACCCATGGAACATTCCCTGACTGCTGTTCGCCTGCTGCGGCTGGCCGATCGTGACTACCAGGTGACCATCGACTCCAGCGAGCCGTTCAAGCAGGCCAACCACTCCTCGGTGAGCAGCCTGGTGGTGCTGGGCGGGTTGTTGAGCGTGTTGCTCAGCGCCCTGCTGTACAGCCTGGTCAGCCAGCGCCAGCGTGCACTGCGCCTGGTGGAGCAGCGTACCGCGCAATTGCAGGTGCGCGACCGCCTGCTGGAAAAACTCAGTGCCAACGTGCCTGGCAGTCTCTACCAGTACAAGCTCAACCTCGATGGCAGTTCGCAGTTCGTCTACGCCAGTGCCGGCACCGGGGATACCTTCGAAGTCGATGTCCGGTTGCTGCAGGAGGATGCCGCGCCAGCGTTCGAGCGAGTGCATCCGGATGACCTGGCGGAGCTGAGGGCCTCGATCCAGGTCTCGGCCCTGCGGCTGAGCCCCTGGCGCGAGGAGTTTCGCGTGATCCTGCCGACGCGCGGGGTGCGCTGGTTGCGTGGCGAGGCGCTGCCCGAACGCCTGCCGGGGGGCGAGGTGCTCTGGCATGGCTATCTTTCGGATATCTCCGACCTCAAGCGGGTCGAGGACGAGCTGCGGGCCCTGTCGGTCACCGACTCCCTGACGGGTATCTACAACCGCCGCTATTTCCAGGAACGCCTGAGTGCCGAGATGGCGCTGGCCCAGCGTGGCCCTGGCAGGTTGTCGGTGATCATGCTCGACATCGATCATTTCAAGCGGATCAACGATCAGCACGGCCATGCCGAGGGCGATCGGGTGCTCAAGGAAGTGTGCCTGCGGGTTGGCCACCGGCTACGCCGTACCGATGTGTTCTGTCGCCTGGGGGGCGAGGAATTCATGGTGCTGTGCCCCAACACCGACGCCGGGCAAGCCAGCACCCTGGCGATGGAGTTATGGTTGGCGTTGCGCTGTGCCCCCTTCGGGCGTGTCGGGCAGGTGACGGCCAGCTTCGGTATCGCCAGTTGGCGAGTCGGCGAGGGGGCGGATGCGTTATTGCTGCGCGCGGACTCGGGTGTGTACCTGGCCAAGCAGAACGGCCGTGACCAGGTGACGGTGGAGCAGGACTGA
- a CDS encoding protein OrgA produces the protein MSELDDCLRQILWQPLDYLEPGRLQLSGAFADEPTRQVLNHILLEGLQLPMSLSRPDTFVAVWIRHWRQLPQVARLMGAQRLWPALARGARMGALSVQVREFARCAIGPRSPLALSAEYPVLQQVDGMGLAYLLGLALPAALRERLVLQFPATVVAWQACLPVSQSDPALFFLAVQHARHSS, from the coding sequence ATGAGCGAACTGGACGATTGCCTGCGGCAGATTCTCTGGCAGCCGCTGGACTATCTCGAACCGGGCCGACTTCAACTGTCCGGGGCGTTCGCCGACGAGCCGACACGACAGGTACTCAACCATATTCTGCTGGAAGGCCTGCAACTGCCGATGTCCTTGTCACGCCCCGATACGTTCGTTGCCGTCTGGATCCGCCACTGGCGACAGTTGCCGCAGGTCGCCCGGCTGATGGGGGCGCAACGCTTGTGGCCGGCCCTGGCACGCGGTGCGCGCATGGGGGCGTTGTCCGTGCAGGTGCGTGAGTTCGCCCGCTGTGCGATCGGCCCCCGTTCACCCCTGGCGCTCAGCGCCGAATATCCCGTGTTGCAGCAGGTGGATGGCATGGGGTTGGCTTACCTGCTGGGATTGGCGCTGCCGGCAGCACTGCGCGAGCGACTGGTGTTGCAGTTCCCGGCGACGGTGGTCGCCTGGCAGGCCTGCCTGCCGGTCTCGCAGTCCGATCCGGCGTTGTTCTTCCTGGCGGTACAGCATGCTCGACACTCTTCGTAG
- a CDS encoding quinone-dependent dihydroorotate dehydrogenase, whose protein sequence is MYNLARQLLFKLSPETSHDLSLDLIGAGGRLGLNGLLCKAPAANPVTVMGLTFPNPVGLAAGLDKNGAAIDGFSQLGFGFVEIGTVTPRPQPGNPKPRIFRLPEAEAIINRMGFNNLGVDNLLARVRASRYSGILGINIGKNFDTPVERAVDDYLICLDKVYTHASYVTVNVSSPNTPGLRSLQFGDSLKQLLEALHKRQQELAAQHGKHVPLAIKIAPDMTDEETVLVAQALLESGMDAVIATNTTLSRVGVEGLAHGDEAGGLSGAPVREKSTHTVKVLAAELAGRLPIIAAGGITEGEHAAEKIAAGASLVQLYSGFIYKGPALIRESVDAIAAYRR, encoded by the coding sequence ATGTATAACCTGGCCCGCCAGCTGTTGTTCAAACTTTCTCCGGAAACTTCCCATGATTTGTCCCTGGACCTGATCGGTGCGGGCGGACGCCTGGGACTCAACGGCCTGCTGTGCAAGGCACCGGCTGCAAATCCGGTGACGGTCATGGGACTGACCTTCCCCAACCCGGTGGGCCTGGCCGCGGGCCTGGACAAGAACGGGGCGGCCATCGACGGTTTCTCCCAGCTGGGTTTCGGCTTCGTCGAGATCGGCACGGTGACCCCGCGGCCACAGCCGGGCAACCCGAAGCCCAGGATCTTTCGCCTGCCCGAGGCCGAGGCGATCATCAATCGCATGGGCTTCAACAACCTGGGCGTGGACAACCTGTTGGCCCGGGTTCGTGCCTCGCGCTACAGCGGCATCCTCGGCATCAATATCGGCAAGAACTTCGACACGCCGGTAGAACGCGCAGTCGACGACTACCTGATCTGCCTGGACAAGGTCTACACCCACGCCAGCTACGTCACGGTCAACGTCAGCTCGCCGAACACCCCGGGCCTGCGCAGCCTGCAATTCGGTGACTCGCTCAAGCAATTGCTCGAGGCCCTGCACAAGCGCCAACAGGAGTTGGCCGCGCAACATGGCAAGCACGTGCCGCTGGCGATCAAGATCGCCCCGGACATGACCGACGAGGAAACCGTACTGGTGGCCCAGGCGCTGCTGGAGTCGGGCATGGATGCGGTGATCGCCACCAACACCACCCTGAGCCGGGTCGGCGTCGAGGGCCTGGCCCATGGCGACGAGGCCGGTGGCCTGTCCGGTGCGCCGGTACGCGAGAAGAGCACGCACACGGTCAAGGTGCTTGCGGCGGAACTGGCGGGGCGCCTACCGATCATCGCCGCTGGCGGGATCACCGAGGGTGAGCACGCGGCCGAGAAGATCGCCGCCGGCGCGAGCCTGGTGCAGTTGTACTCGGGCTTCATCTACAAGGGCCCGGCATTGATTCGCGAGTCGGTGGATGCCATTGCGGCCTACCGTCGCTGA